TCTCTCTGCTGGATCCTTCCGCAGCTCCCCCCCACAGGACCGGGTCAGCtctgctccacccccacccaccccttatGGTCTCTGGATCCTCAAAGTCCCCCACTCAAGGGCCAGGGGCCCTATAGAGACATTTTAACACGACCTTTTCTCCCAGAGGTAGTGTCTGTTTATATATGCCAGCACATCCGGAAAATGCGACCCAAAACCCTCTAAAGGGGACTCAGGACCCTGAGGGCCATAGCCCCTccttgggtgaggggagaggctggCTGGGAGTGAGCAGAGTCCAGGACTCAGATCAACCCCCACACCCCAGGGGACCCAAGGCCCGGCTCCCACCCTTGCCACCCCATTTCCGAAGACCCAAGTGGCTGCTCATCTGGAAGCAGGCACTGCAGGACTGCCCTGGCtgtcccactcccccaccccaattcGGGGCAGCATTGCCGACGACACGGTTCGTGGTGCCCACCCGGGAAGAATTACGGGTGATTACACCCTTCAGTGGCTTGTGGCGATTTCAGAGGGTTTGATTGAAAAGGAGGGAAACACGGGGAACATTTTCCCTCGCTGACATCTCCTGTGcgtgatttaaagaaaaaaagatctcACGGTTGTCCGAGCCCCCTGCTTCTCCAAAGGTGTGTAGGGGTCCCATCGCCTGGGGCCCCAGGGGAGAGGCTCCTGGGGTGTATATGGAGGGGGGCAGGATCTCAACCCCTTGCCAGACCCCCAGGGGACCTGGACCCGGGGTCACCTGTGGGTGCCAGCACGCGCCGGAAGGAGTGCCGTCCAGCCTGGGGGATGGGGGAGTCCTGCGCACGTTCAGTGCAGGCCAAGGGGCCACGCGCACCAGGCGAGGCTGCCTCCCCAGAGGCCTGGCCACGGTCGGCCGGTCAGCACCCGCCACGGTCGGTCAGCACCCGGGTGGGCGGGCGGGCTGGGCGGCGGTGGCGCCGGACCTTGGCTGCGCCTGGGGTCGGGGgcgccggggagggagggggaggagcggGCGCGCGCACGTACGCACGTAACGCGGGCGAACAGCGCCCCCTGCCGCTTCTCCGGTGGGCGTACGCTCCCGGGTCACGTGACGTCACGTGACGCGACGCTCCTGGACCTTGGCGGCGGCGGCGAAGGTGATGACGCAGCGACCCGCAGGGCGTGGGGAGTGGTCGCGGGAGGCCAGCCGGCGTCTCCCAGGATCTCTCCCGAGCCTCTGTCAGCCACACTGCGAGCTCGCCGGGCCGGACCGGGCCTGGGGCAAACGACCACTGGACCCAACCGGTGGAATGGACGTGCAGGCTGAGGCTGTGGGGGTGAGGGTTTGGAATGTGGGCGCCTGGACAGGGGTCCAGAGCCTCCCAGCCCGAGCCACGTGGTCAAGCCAGCAGAGCCTCGAGGTTGAACCCCGGCTGCCCCACTTCACAGGCTGGGACTCCAGCTCTCCGTCTGAAAAACGGGCCGGAGGGGAGGGGTAAGAAGTGGAGCTGATACCCGGGGCGCAAATAGaatggaaatgtttagaaaatgttgatggcaacctctgttcaaatatgcttgaaaatgatctttaaaaaaatccgtctcagccaaaaaaaaaacaggGTGAGGGCAGTGTCCACCTCCCTGGGTCACTGGAAGGACTCCCAGGACTGATGTCTATAAAGGGCTTAGATCAGTGTCAGCAGCCACAGTCACCAAGCAAGGAAAGCTGCCTCCCGCCAGGTCTTGTGTTCTGTTGAATACACACCTTCTCCCAGGTCATCCACAGCAGATGCGGCAGTGTGCTGTGATTGTGATGGATCAAGACAACGGACTACACCCTGTTCGCGCCAGGACCCGGACAAACCATGAATGTGGCCCAAGCCACAGAAACGACCAGCCCCAGACCCTCTACCACGGCTGATCCCCGAGGCTGTGGCAGGCTCTTTCCTCACCAACCACAGCTTGAACCTCACTCTGTAATGTGAGAAACAGAAAGACTACTCCCCCCAGGTTGTCTCCccataatatatgccaaacccaaggTGTTGCTTGCTAACACATAGTCAATGActacacacttggaggtcaactgcttgaaggttctcagccatctagagcaatcagaccctatagtctgtcccaccctgagtagggcccactcccttctgagaaGGAAAATTGATTGTTCCCTTGAAAGAGAGCCTAAAGACACTTACGGTCAAGCCCACtcagggatgaccaaggttaggctgtcatCTTGACTGAACCAGTCCATCTTGTTACatttgtgccttcctgtcacctgTGCCCCTAGCTCGTTCCCTTCCTGTTGcacatatgcctattgtacaatcTTCTTGTtccatatgtggttacctgtaattaggggggcttgcGCGCCCtgagtgtatataagccttggttggaaatgtattctctctgcacagacctggctgctgacATCATGGCTGTACCGTAGGTGAGCATTCACATGCTTTATCttttctgatgtctctttaattttactctCAATTACACAACTAACCCTTGGACCCATTTGTTGGAGTATACAGCCTCTAACAACTGAGGGGtctataggcacaattgtatggcgataatatataaagatcttaGTAAAGCCATAGACTATAGGAGAGATAGggaagagagtaaaataaaggagtcagacacatttcaaggtagcatgctcacctgtggggcggccatgatctcagcaccaGGTCCATCCAGACAGAGGATCTTTCctgtcttgggatatttgtaggtatccatatatatgcatattcagGAGTCACAtaggtcacaaggtgggtggtaaccacagtaaggtccctgagctcacaggtgaagaAACCCAACCCCTGCATTGGGGGGAGGCATGAGGGGGATGGGTGCAACAGGGGGAGGAAATAATCAAAGAATGTCTGCTTCCGCAGGGAGACGGAAGCAACCATGTGTTCACTTTAAAGCAGCATGGCTGTGAGGAGAGAATCTGTGGGAGTGACATTTAAAGCAGGGCAATGTGCTTACCAAAGTGGTGCCTTTCCTACCCTGGaagaccagctttccagatttccTCGTCCTAGTTCCCTCAGTGTTACTTTCCCACACCCATTCATTTGTAAGGGCTGGTCCCCCACATTGTTTAGTCCGCTTCCTCCTCGTAGGATTTATTTAGATTTACCCAATCAGAATCACTCCTGCTCCCTGGTGCCCTCCAATCCCAGGATGGTCCCTAGTTGGAATGCGCATTAACTCCAATTTGTCCAatccaaggtgtgtgtgtgtgtgtgtgtgtgtgtgtgtttttaaatccttttatttgggctcttacagcccttataacaatacatacatcaattgtatcaagcatatttgtacatatgttgccatcattttctaaacatttactttctatttgagcccttgttatcagctcctcttaattccctccctcttccctggtgacctcttaataaattataaatgattattttcctatcttacaccgacttctgtctcccttcacccacatttctgttgtgatCCCACTAGGTATGTTATGTGTTCATCATTGTGATCGGGtcacccttcctccccacttccccccaccctcttggtatctatacttccaattctgttcctgaagggGTGTATTTGACCTGTAttttgtgtgtcctgagctcttatctgtaccactgtaaatgctctggtccagccagaactgaaaggcaggactgaggtcatgatagtgggggtgaggaagcctcaaagaaccagatgaATATTGTATTtactcagtgctatactgtatgctggctgactcatcccttccttgtgacccttctgtgaggggatgtcctattgtctacagatggattttgggtctctgcttggACTCCCTTCATTCTCAACATTATGGTTTTTGATGTTGTTTAGGGTCttgtgatgcctgttacctgatcccatcaccatcttatgatcacacaggctgatatgcttcttccatgtgggcttgttgcttctctgcttgatgactgcttctttaacttcaaccctttaagacctcagatgctttatcttgatagccagacaccatctgctttcctcaccacatatgattattcacccattttatcttcagtgattgtgttgggggagtgagcatcacagaatgccaggttgctagaataaagtgtttttgcgttgagggaggacttgagcagaggcccaaagtccgttcacttcctcaatgtattgctagataaatatatatacataggccaatacatCTATTTTAATGAACTAATCTATTtatgtgtacacacctatgtttatacctctacccacagctttgcttcctaaatctttcatgttttcttttaccttcttcctgtccCCGCATCACGCTCACCCTTCTGCCTTAGTAgctcctcagctagattgctattgctccaacatccccgagatctctacgtcctccctagttgttgattttaattccctagttgttccggtcaatggcattgtttgctcactgctcccttcccctgcctcctcctccccaccaaaTCCCTCTGGAACCTCTGTCCAgttctgttgctttctcctcaggcttgcctcTCAATTTTCTGGTCTAAAAACTGGAGCACCTGGCAGGTGATTTTACCTGGATACCATCGTGACTTCTCTTCCCAATGACTTCCTGAAACTTCTTAGTATCCCCAGGTGTGTTCTCGTTGGTCTCTGGCTGGAGAGCATTAATGTGGCCGCTTTCATCATGAATCCTCActcgcagctctgagggagaaggatcaGGTTTTCTGCTCCCCATTAATGAGTACAGAAACTGTgggtagcagttctactctgtcctatagggttgcaatgacctgggaactggagagcattaggttttttgggttttttttagctATTGATAATAGTTCTTGCCAAAGAGATGCCCTCTTTAGCACTGAACCTTCCCACCTTCCTTCAGCGAATCCAGAACAGAACAGCAGCCTTTTGAGGTGGGTACCGGCCGCCCTACTTCACAGACCGGGAAACCGAGGCCCACGCCACAATGCTGGACAAGGCTGGACCCTGGGGCCTcctctctgaaggtctctgctctgtcctagccaCATCTCCCACCACAAGCCTCTCCTGGGTGCCATCCTGTCCCTCCGCACTGCTTCCTGCCTGGGTGGCCAGAGCAGGGTGAGTGCAGCTGAGAGTAGTGAGTGAGGTGGAGATGGTCAGTCGGATCAAACAGCTCAGCCAGCACAGCCCTTAGCAATGGGCAAGTCTTGGACATCCAAGCAATGGAGAGAGCCTTTGGTCAGCTCAGGCACCAGGCCCTTCGTGGCAGTACTCACTGATCGCATCTCCAGTGAGTGGGGCGGGGGCTCCATGGTCTCTCTGGGACCGCACTAGTCAAGAGAGGGGATGCAAGTGCAAAGCCAATCATCACCTGAGGGCCTAGGCAGAGGCTGGCGCAAAGCTCACTCCCCCTACCCATCCAATGTTGATCTGGACAGTGACTCTCCTTTTTACCAGCCTCTCTCTGGCTCTCCAGAGATGCAGTTTTCTAAAACTCTCAGCAGGATGGAGCTCTTTACCGAGGGAAGCGTCAAACCGACCAAAAGAGTCCCGAGTTTGAGATTCTTAGAGCCTCCTCGCCGTTGTGCCTCGAACCTTCTGCACCAAACTAACTCCTTGCACCCAGAGTGTTAGTCACTCACGCCCGTCGATCGCCCAGgcgtcttgggctgctacccccccccgccccctttaGGTCGTCTCCTCTCGGCAGACATCCCTCTCTGGCACCCTAAGACCCCTCCAGTCTCCCAGCGGAGTGTCCGAGTGGCGCAGGCACTTGCTCGCCCAGCTTCCCAAGACTAAGGCCCCCAGCGCAGGCTCCAGCTTTTTTCCGTACAGCGCAGGGCTGCCTTTCGCAGTGCCTGTCAGTCGCGCGCCACAGCGCCGCCAGCCGGTAGGAAGCGGCGGAGGGTCCCCTGAATGTCCGCGTCCCCGAGGTTACTGCACGGTGGGGCTCGCGGAGCCTCGAAGCCCAGCGAGGTTCCGGAATGCCACCGGGCAGTGATGCGGTCGCACCAACCTCGTCCTCTGGGAGGGGTCCTTCTCCGCACCGGGGTCCTTCTCTGATGACGTCCCCGGCCACCTGTACCGTACAAACAGCTGGTTGCGCAAATGAGCGCAGGCGCCTTGGCACCCTCATTGTTCCAGGCCCCCGGGGGCAATCCCAGCCGCGCAGAAGCGCCGGCTGGCCGTTCTGCGCAGGCGCGTGAGGGGCGTCTCCGAGGTCACGCTTCGAAGACTCCTGGGCCCTAGAGGGAGCGTCTTCAGGCTAGAACCCCAAGACAGCCCCAGATCTCGGCGCCCGGAGCTCTTCGGTCTGCAGGGCCCCCCGAGAGCGGCTCCTCTGCCGGCCCGCCGCCCAGAACTGCGCTCCCGAGGTTCTCTGCTCTTTGCTTGCTTGGGGATTTGGAAAATCTCTGGAAgatgggagcggggagggcaagggaggACGGGCCAGAGGCCCGGATTTCTGAGGTTTCAAATCAGAAATCTGGGCGCCGGGATTCTAGGTCCCGGAGAGTGACGCCGGGATGGGAGAAGGCTATGGGGACGGGACGGAGGACTGGATTCCCGGTTCCGTGTGGGCGGCTAGAAACGCCGAAGATTGGGGGCTCCCTGACCCGGGTCTCCCCGATCCCTTTTGCAGCCATGCCTCCGCCGCGGGGTGACGTGACAGCCTTGTTCCTGGGCCCCCCGGGCACCGGCAAGTCCGCGTTGATCGCAGCCCTGTGCGACAAGGATGTGGAGACGCTGGAGCCCCCCGAGGGGCCGTCGGACTCCAGGGTCCCCAGCCTGCGGGCGGCGGGCCCCGGCCTCTTTCTGGGCGAGCTGAGCTGCCCACCCGCCGTGCCGGGGCCCTGGGCGGCGGAGGCCAACGTGCTGGTGTTGGTGCTGCCCGGACCCGAGGGGAACGGCGAGGTCTTGCCCCCGGCGCTGGGGGAGGCCGCGCGGGCCGCCCTGGCGCGAGGGACGCCGCTGCTGGCGGTGCGGACCCTCGGCGCCGGGAGTGCCCAGGACGAAGCCCAAGCGCGCGAGCAGACGGCGGCCTTGCTGGACGGCGCCGGGTTGGGAGCCGTGGCTCTCTTCGTGGTCCCGACCGACCGCAGCGGCAGCCCTGGCGGCGAGGAGCTGGAGCGCCTGCGGGCAGCTGTGCAGAGCCAGGCGGAGGCCCTGCAGAGGTGAGCCGGGGGGTGGGGTGTTTGTGGGGAGGCTGGGAGGCTGGAGACCTAGCTGGAGGTTCCGCTCCTCCATccagccctcccccagcccagctcTCGGTGCAAGCTTTGAGGTCCCCGAGGCTCCGCCCCAAACCAGCGAGTGTGACCTGAGTGTGTGATCCTGCTCTGTCATCCACGCCCAGCCTCCAGCCAGGCCTCAGACCACAAGGTCCAGGCTCTCTCTAGGGAGAATTCTAGGACAGGCCCGGAGCTATGGTCCAAGTTCAACCCGCATCTAAAATGTTGGAGGGCTGGCTCACTCTGGCCACACAAGCTAACAAGTGATCCCAGTTAAGACTCTGGGAGCGCGAATGACATAGTGGGTGAGTAAGGCTACTAACCTCAActgggtcagcagcttgaaaccaataGCCGCTCCTAGGAGGGAGAAGAGGCCTTCTGCTCTTGTGAGGAGTGACCGTCTAGGAAACCCACtgtggcaggtctaccctgccctctagggttgccAAGAGTCGGACTTGACCTGCAAGGGGTGTGTAGGTTTGTTTttgaaaagaattacagtcttggaaacccaccgggtcgTGCTGAGTGGGAATACGCTCCTGGTGGTGAGCGTTAAGACTCCACACCTGCATGCCCCGCCCGCCTCCCGGTCCCCCACCAGCTGGACAACCCTGGCTCTCAATGAACCGTATTGTTTTGAGCACCCTGCACTTGCTATCGCCTGTCTCCTGCCATGTCCGTGCCCAGGGTTGTGAGTTACCCCAGCTCCTACACACATGTAACTGAAGGAACCGTAGCTGGGTACTGTGCATCCTCATGGTCCTTGATGTGCTATGAGCCCATTATTGCCATTGCCCTTGCTAGCTACCCTCATTTTCTCTAGCCTCACCACTCCCCTTCCACTGGCCCTCTTCACCCCCTTATGCCGCTCAGGAAAGAGGTTCCGGGAACCTTGCCCTTTTCCAATAGAGATGACTTTTGTTAAGACTACTACCCAGGCCCGATTCTTTCTTTGTCCCAAGCCCCACCCTAGTATTCCCCCAACCTTTTAACCTCCCGACACCCGGACCCCtcaggaggaggaaggaaagacCTCACTCAGCATATTGGGCTGTGCTGAGGGTCTGTCCCCACTCTGCCAGagaccctccctcccttctcctagGCCCGCCCTGCTGTTGCTTTTTagaaaccacaaggccagcagttcaaaaccactagccactccttggagaatgatgaaattttatttccaagtTAACtatgtcggaaacccacagggacaggtctactctgccccaagtgtccttatgagttggaattgacctgatggcggtCCCACCCCTACGATGGTTGTCAgtttggagcccctggctgaAGCCCCTtgctgtcagttcatctcattgagggtcttcatcctttctgctgaccctctacacaatgtccttctccaaggactggtctctcctggtcacatgtccaaaggatgtatgtGCCCTGACATCTGGTTTTCATTTACTGTGCACTCAGTTTGgcccctcctttcttttttttggctCCTCCTTTCTATGGTGGCCTCATGTTTATGCAGTAGGCTGCTAAAAGCAAGGTTAGTAGTTCTAGCCCTCtagccagtccttgggagaaatatgaggctttctcctgttaaaaaaagttacaatcttgggctcacacaggggcagttctcccgtgCTTTATAGGGtcccaatgagttggaatcagtgttTGGACTTTGGCTTTTCTTTGGCCCCACCCCTCTCCTGCTCACCTGGCCCAGTGCTCAGATCTGAGGATTCTTATGTCCTTGACACGCCCACCCCATCCCTGCTTCCCTGTGTCCACAGGCTCCTGCCGCCGGCCCAGGATGGCTTCGAGGTACTGGGTGCAGCAGAGCTGGAAGCCGTGCGTGAAGCCTTTGAGACAGGTGGCTTGGAGGCAGCTCTGTCATGGGTGCGCGCCGGCCTGGAGCGCCTGGGCAGCGCGCGCGTGGACCTGGCTGTGGTCGGCACAGCCCACCTAGGCCTCGTGctggacctgctcctgggtctggatcctggcgACCCAGGTGCCGCCCCTGCTTCTGCGCCTGCGGACCCCACGCCTTACCCAGCTCCTGAGCGTCCCAATGTGGTGCTGTGGACAGTCCCTCTGGACCCCGCGTGCGCTGCAGCCACCCCGCAGCCAACTCACTTCGATGCCGTCATCCTTGtcacgcctggggcccccaccGAGAAGGACTGGGCCCAGGCCCGGGCCTTGATGCCTCCGGATGGGCCGCTGGTCTGCGTGCGAACTGACGGCGAGGGTGAAGAACCCACGGCTCTGGAAGGAgaggaaatgatggagaagcCCCGCGGCGGAGAGGGAATTGAGAATCGCGCCGCTGGATCGTCACTAGCGGGCAGCGATGATGGTTTGCCGCCGATTGGCACCGGTACATCGGGCACGTCCATCTCAGAGGACGAGACTTGGGAGGTGCTGGAGGAGGCGCAGCCGCCAGTGTTCCCTCTGCGCCAGGCCGGGCTGCCCGGGCTCTGCGCTTGGCTTCGGCACGCGCTCCCCCCAGGCCAGGCTGGGGCGCTGCTACTGGCGCTGCCACCCTCCTCGCCCAGCGCGGCCCAAACCAAGGCGGCAGCTTTGCGGGCCGGGGCCTGGCGGCCTGCCCTGCTGGCTAGCCTGGCAGCGGCCGCGGCACCCATaccaggactgggctgggcttgCGACGTGGCGCTCCTGCGGGGCCAGCTGGCCGAGTGGCGGCGGGGGCTGGGGCTCGAACCAGCAGCCCTGGCGCGACGCGAGCGCGCACTGGGCCTGACTCCCGGAGAGCTGGCATCACGGGCACACTTTCCTGGCCCCGTGACACGCGCGGAGGTGGAGGCCAGGCTGGGTGCGTGGGCTGGCGAGGGCAGGGCCGGGGGCGCGGCGCTGGGGGCACTCTCCTTTCTGTGGCCGGCCGGCGGCGCTGCGGCCACCGGTGGCCTGGGCTACCGGGCTGCCCACGGCGTCCTGCTGCAGGCGCTGGATGAGATGCTGGCAGATGCCCAAGCCGTGCTGGCATTCCCGTCTTCTGCCCAGTAAGGCATGGATGGGGACCAGGGCTTCCGAGGGTTCCTGAGACGGGAGCTGCTGGTTCCACCCAGGTTGAGGACCCTGAATCCCTGATAGAGGGAAGGGGCTTGAAGTGTCCTGGTCCGGCGGTGGGATGTCTGGTCCCGAGGGACAATGGAGCCCTGACAGCCACCTCCGTGCTTGAAGAACAAGTCCTTCTGATTTATGACTATCGGGTGGGCAGGACTCCTGGATTCTCTTGGTGCTGGGAACCTAACACTTCGTGCCCTGCCACCCCACTTGGGCTCCAAGGGAATAGAAACTGGACATTGGTCATATGACCCTCAGCTGGGGAAAGGGAACCTGGAAACCCCAGGAAGCTGGAGCCTTTGGAAACCCCAAAGGGACCCAGGGCATGGAGTTTCCTGGGTGCAGTGGCTGGCACATAGACTCCCCCTGTGCTCGGACGGGTCTGGGATTTCACCTTTCCCTGGCACTGGCGAGGGGGACAGGCTGGCCTCTCAAGAAGACCGTGGACTCTTTTCTTAGCTATTAGGTGGAAAGGGAAAGAGGGCTGGACAGGGTGGGCTCTGGGCAGCAGCCTGCGACCTGGAGCGATGTGTAGAGGTGCAGGACCCCAGGCCCTCACAGCCATCTTCCAGCAGCCTCCCAGATCCGGAGCTCGGTGAGTTTGTGTGGGAGCAGGTTTGACTCTTCGGTGAGTTTAAGGGGAATGTGTTTGACTGTCCCCACGTCGCAGGGGCTGGGTGACACTGTTCTCCAGGGAGTCTGTTCGATCTCCCTTCTTTGGAGGTTTCTGTCTCT
The sequence above is drawn from the Tenrec ecaudatus isolate mTenEca1 chromosome 18, mTenEca1.hap1, whole genome shotgun sequence genome and encodes:
- the IRGQ gene encoding immunity-related GTPase family Q protein — encoded protein: MPPPRGDVTALFLGPPGTGKSALIAALCDKDVETLEPPEGPSDSRVPSLRAAGPGLFLGELSCPPAVPGPWAAEANVLVLVLPGPEGNGEVLPPALGEAARAALARGTPLLAVRTLGAGSAQDEAQAREQTAALLDGAGLGAVALFVVPTDRSGSPGGEELERLRAAVQSQAEALQRLLPPAQDGFEVLGAAELEAVREAFETGGLEAALSWVRAGLERLGSARVDLAVVGTAHLGLVLDLLLGLDPGDPGAAPASAPADPTPYPAPERPNVVLWTVPLDPACAAATPQPTHFDAVILVTPGAPTEKDWAQARALMPPDGPLVCVRTDGEGEEPTALEGEEMMEKPRGGEGIENRAAGSSLAGSDDGLPPIGTGTSGTSISEDETWEVLEEAQPPVFPLRQAGLPGLCAWLRHALPPGQAGALLLALPPSSPSAAQTKAAALRAGAWRPALLASLAAAAAPIPGLGWACDVALLRGQLAEWRRGLGLEPAALARRERALGLTPGELASRAHFPGPVTRAEVEARLGAWAGEGRAGGAALGALSFLWPAGGAAATGGLGYRAAHGVLLQALDEMLADAQAVLAFPSSAQ